The segment agttgaaaaataaaattttatttgcttgaacttttttttttttttaacttgataatatttatttcgacAAATAGAgtcttatatttaaatataattattatgtttaagtTTCACAAAATATATGACTCATGAGTaacaaattatgaaaaaaaaatatctgatttattattgattttgctattttatttttttgttttactatacttatattttaacaagtaataattaattttagttttttaaaatcttatCACATTgttcatttatatttgtaaatgttATATTATAACAGAAAAGTaaataagtgaaaaaaaaatttaagattttAAAGTTTGTccaagatttttaatttatgatataaactaattgaaaaattgaatgagtttttttacttaaagaaaaaaaaaatgacgaacaagtactaaataaataaaacataaaaatttatgactcaaatgaatatttatattatgataaaaaaatatgatatgaATAAATGTATTACATTTGGATGGTGAATAGAGATATAAGAAGGAGTAAATAaggtgataataatttaattgtctaATGTTACTTTGACATCAGTGTCTACTTCAAAATAAGTGCTTCATTAAAAGATACGTCTACAATGAATAACATTCGAATTTTgtggataataattaaattattattgatatattcaccgtcgtttattttttcgaaaacaaCCTATTGTCATAGAACTATTGCGGAAACCTTCAAAAGTTGTGAGTCAGGtatttggacattttttgGAGAAAATGATTCgattattaaaagatattctgataaaattgaaataacgaataaaaaagttaatatcTTTCAAAATGAAGCAATAGAAAGaatatcatcatcttcatcaattAAATCTTTACAACTTAATTTGGCTGATATTGAAGTGCATATTGAACCACGTGCATTTTCAAATTTGACAGCATTGGAAAATTTGGAAATTAATTCAGCCTCTGTTTTGCTGGacactgatattttttatggtttgaataatttaaaatatcttaaaATTCAACCGGccaataaaacaaaatcataTCTCAATGATTTGCTGGACACTCATccaaatttacataaattggaatttgttaataatcaaGATGTCGACATTTGTGATTTCACTCGACAAAATACTTCTCtcaatatatttgatattcaATATACTGGTGGTTCCATGCCAGTAGTAACACGtcaatcattttattgtttaaaaaatcttcaacAGCTCACAATACGGGAAAGCAATTTAACTTTGATTTCATCTGGTTCATTCAATgtattaaagaaattaaaaaaagtgtctttcatatcaaataataaattgactcATATACCctcaaatgtatttaatactGTTCGAAGTCTAGAAGTGATTGACTTgagtaataattcaataaataaaattgataatggagcatttgtaattgaaaatagtaaattatcaTTGCTTAACTTGAGTTACAATTCATTGGAAATTATTACAGAAGGAATTTTTCAAGATATAAAATGCAATGTTATTGATCTTACACAAAATGAAATTGTGGCTATTGTTGATGGAGCATTTAATTCTGCCAAAGTTATGaaaatttgtctttttgataattatatatctacgattgatattttaaattggggtataaatgatgatgttattgtttatattcaatatataaatactgaTATTGCAACGAACCATGATGACGAATTAGTAAGTTCAATTGATCATCATAATGACGACATACTATGTTACTTcagtcaatattattattttaaaatttgtaaaacatcAATCATGCAACTTAAATTAGTCAAACATCTCTTTGATAATTGGCAACCTGAAACACTTGAAATAACAGACaacaaaatttcatcaattgaaaaaaatgccTTTCAACAGTTGAGTATAAAaactttgataataaattgttttgcaAATCCGTTTACTTTATACCCTGCATCATTTGCtggattaaaaaaacttgaatttctTATACTCAATACTCAACCAATTGAAAtgaaaacatatatttttggatatttagtatcattaaaatttctgGAAATTTCAGTTGATGAATCTTCCAATATTACTTACAgccaattgtttaaaaatctcatgttttttgataatttatcacttACTCGTCAAAATAGAGTTGATATTTGTCATGAGAGATTATGTGCAAATACTAATTTCAATATAACGAgtctttattataaatatggaaaatttacaaatttacaacAACTTGCTTTTTCGTGTTTAAAACAACTTGAATATCTTGCTGTAACTAATGGCATGCTTGAAACAATTGAATCTTCTGCATTTTACGGTCTTGATAATATCGAATATTTGAGCCTGTcatcaaatcaaataaaatccATTGATGAAAATGTATTTATGAATCTAAATTTAACATTGCTTGACTTGAGTTACAATTTATTAACTCATATTGAAAAAGACACATTTGCCAGTGTTAAAACAAAATCATTAGATATttcgaataataaaattattaaaatcgaTAATTGTGCATTTGGTTATATGAAACTTGATCATATATATTACCATAATAATATTGGTCTCATTAATGACACTGGCAAGTGGTATATCGATGATTCACGAATTGAAGTCGATTGTTCTACTAAAAATGGATACAGAATTTGTAAACAAGGTAAAACTTTAACATCTGTTGACATACCTGATACACATGTATATTCTACATCATTTCCGTCATCTGCTGTCAAATGGCTAAAGCCAAATGATATGCTCGAAATATCTGATGATGGAATAACGGCAATTGGTAAATATGTATTCAAACATTCACCCCttacaaaatatttgaaaacatTGGatctgaataataatataaagcgtgaatttattatttatcctgAATCATTTGATGGTTTgccaaatttgaaaaatttgatgttagATGTTGGACCAATTGAactcaaagaaaatttatttgatcgtTTAACATCactaaatcatttaaaaattgaaattaaaaaaaatccaaaattacCTTCGGAATATATTAACAATGTCTTGAATACTGTTCCAAGTATAAGAGtattggaaattttaaatagcgATTCGGTAAATATTTGTGATAATCCGGAATcctttataaatatactacCAATAACAGGACTTTATTATACAGGTGGTTTGATTAGTACATTACCACTAAATTCATTGCAATGTCTACGAAATCTCGAAAAATTGTCAATATCACAAACACAATTGACGACAATCGAAGCTGGTGTATTTGATTCAATGAACATTctcaaatatattcatttggcATTCAACAAATTAACTCGTATTTCTACTggtatttttgataatctaaaaaatatcattaccCTTGACCtgaatcataataaaattattgaaattgatgACAAATCATATATGAAATCCAGGAACAATAATCTACATCTTCTCAATTTAAGTTACaatgaaatttcaattattaaaaaagatactTTTGAAAGTTTTAAATGCAGTCAGTTGGATCTATCACACAATAAAATTAGCCAAATTGAAGATGATGCATTTAAATATACCAACATTcacgatatatttttatttaataattttatcatgtatGTAAAAATGAAAGCCTGGAAGATTTCGTTATTTACTTTTGTTCATGTTCAAAAACCATCGTATTTCATAACATTCTGTTCAGGAAAACGAACAAGAATTTGTAATCATTTTGGATCGTGTGAGTCCAGATGCATTGATTACATTTTCAGTCCACCAGGATTAggttaaaacaaaatttaaaaaattaaaaaaaaaaaatttttgtttttactattcaatatcaacattattttaatttgaaaaaaaaaaaacctcgaaagattattttattcactGATGttcattaacaatataaatacaataatcttaaatatttataatatttttttctgtttacgTTTTGGGAAAACCAattcaaaaaatgtttaattataatttgattttgtaataataagtttatttaaacttactgaatttttgaaatactcTATTGTCTCttgattaattgattatactgtcaattatttttacttttctcaacaataaatttagatattagcattattgtttttcttttaaaaaatttaatttactcattCATAAAATCTCaacaagtatataaataatttttaaaataattttatcaagcaattatctcaatttaattttaattaattttattcattgtcGACATCATgtcacattaattaattataacaatagtaaaaaattatatgtaatataaaaatcaaaaacgttgaataaaaaaaaaaaaaaattaaaaacatactcaattaataaaaaaatcatttacctTACCGACACACATGttgcctctttttttttttttcttcaaataaagcTGATATTTCACTATCatatcaacaaatataaatatatatatattttgtttttgataaatcatcatatAATTCGAGAAGCCCCATATTACGCAACAAgctagaaagaaaaaaatcaatttcaatcGATATTCCACCAAACAAAATGGCATTTTTGGGCAAAGTTGTTTTAATAACCGGAGCAAGTTCTGGAATTGGTGCTGCAACAGCAATTCATTTATCACAACTTGGTGCATCATTATCGTTGACTGGTCGTAATCGCGataatcttgaaaaaattgCAGAACAATGTAAAGAACGTAAGCCATTTTTGATAACCGGAGAATTAACAAATGAagatgatacaaaaaaaatacttgaaaagaCAATAGAACACTATGGAAAATTGGatgttttaataaacaatgctGGTACCATTGAAAGAGGTAGTATTGAAAATACAAGTCTCGATCAATATGACAGGTAATTACTATTAATTTGTTCTACTTGTAAATTCAAGATGATAGCAAAAATtccaaataacaaaaaacatttttagagTCTTCAATTTAAATGTGAGATCAATGTACCATTTGACAATGTTGGCTGTTCCTCATCTTGTTAAAACTCAAGGTAACATTGTCAATGTTTCAAGTGTCAATGGAATTCGTTCATTTCCTGGTGTATTGGCATATTGCATGAGTAAATCAGCTGTTGATCAATTTACACGTTGTACTGCAATCGAACTAGCATCAAAACAAgttagtaaataattaataataatttataatcaactatatcaatatttaaaataattaattatcaatttaaggTACGTGTTAATGCAGTTAATCCAGGTGTTGTTGTGACAAATTTACATGAAAGAAGTGGAATGTCAccagaagaattaaaaaacttttttgaaaGAAGTAAAACAACTCATGCACTTGGTAGACCAGGTGAACCAGAAGAAGTTGCTAAAACAATTGCATTTTTAGCAAGTAGTGAATCCAGTTTTATCACTGGTGCAACATTACCAGTTGATGGTGGGCGTCATGCTCTGTGTCCtcgttaatttaacaaatatttttcatacatttattttatacatttttataaataaataaacaatgattatttttgaatgGTGTTATTTATTGTTGGTCATTTTTAGTATCAATAATATCTTGTTTCCATAAATATTCTTTAGCATAACCAGACTTTGGAACACATGATTTTTCACATGTAAAAATAGCAAGTATACCCCAATCTAAACTATTTAATTCATGATTTAATTCCagatcatttaataattgtggcattatttgaaattcaaaTTGTCTTGAGCCACCACATTCTTCACAATTTggaatgttatttattttattttttgatgatatgtAGAGTGGTTTACCTCCACGATTATATctacaaacaaacaaaaaacaatagaaataaatatgttatatcagaaaaagaaataaattatttgataaataccTTAAAACTTGATctggttgtttatttattttagcacgaaaatcaataaaattttcatcttcttcatttgttgatatttttaataaatcagcaTCAACATCTTGATCATTTTGTAAACTACCAGCATTACCAGATTCCaacattgaattaaatatttcaatttctttattttctttttcaagttCACTCTTtacatcaccatcatcatcatcagatatTTTTTCAGATTCAATAACCAGCTCATATTCTGGAAATAATAGTGAgcttttattatcaataatatctgTATTTGTATCATTGCAGCTTTGTTTATGTCCATTTTTCCAATCATGTATTTGATGTGATCTTGAgcagtaattaatttttttacatttcgaACATTTACTTGGTGCTGCAAGTCCACAAACATGACATATTTTCATCCATTTATCAGCagctaaaattaatatcaattataattaattaattaaaataaaattgtttaaaaaaaatgtagactTACTTATGTCTGGCTGCCAATCTTGTCTCTCTACAGGTGGATCAGaagaataaaattcattttctcTTGGTAATTGTGATCTTAATACAACAAAGTTATCACTATTATTATCCtgacaacaattattatttttacaaacaaatataaatattactcTATGAAATCCactatcatcattttcatatgGAGCATaaatttgacataaaaaaatacatggatcattacattttttacatttaacaatatcacaaccaggtatattttttaaatcaagccATGATGGTTTTCCTCCAactttacttgaaaaaaaacgtGAATCAAGTCGCCAAGATTCACACTCTTCAATAAAACCAAGATCAACAATGTGCTccattataaatttgttattaaaatttaaaaaacaagttttttttttttttttttttaataaaaagtgaggttaactttaaaaaaaaacatcaatctTTAGGCCagtattttcaacaaatttttgtGTCTGACGTCAAGCaatctctctctttctctctctctatcAATTCTCTtcttgataagaaaaaaaaaatatataaaaaataaaccaaaagaaaaaaaaaaaatataaaatgccaGCAAGTGACAAGT is part of the Aphidius gifuensis isolate YNYX2018 linkage group LG1, ASM1490517v1, whole genome shotgun sequence genome and harbors:
- the LOC122860709 gene encoding 3-oxoacyl-[acyl-carrier-protein] reductase FabG-like, whose amino-acid sequence is MAFLGKVVLITGASSGIGAATAIHLSQLGASLSLTGRNRDNLEKIAEQCKERKPFLITGELTNEDDTKKILEKTIEHYGKLDVLINNAGTIERGSIENTSLDQYDRVFNLNVRSMYHLTMLAVPHLVKTQGNIVNVSSVNGIRSFPGVLAYCMSKSAVDQFTRCTAIELASKQVRVNAVNPGVVVTNLHERSGMSPEELKNFFERSKTTHALGRPGEPEEVAKTIAFLASSESSFITGATLPVDGGRHALCPR
- the LOC122860710 gene encoding programmed cell death protein 2; its protein translation is MEHIVDLGFIEECESWRLDSRFFSSKVGGKPSWLDLKNIPGCDIVKCKKCNDPCIFLCQIYAPYENDDSGFHRVIFIFVCKNNNCCQDNNSDNFVVLRSQLPRENEFYSSDPPVERQDWQPDITADKWMKICHVCGLAAPSKCSKCKKINYCSRSHQIHDWKNGHKQSCNDTNTDIIDNKSSLLFPEYELVIESEKISDDDDGDVKSELEKENKEIEIFNSMLESGNAGSLQNDQDVDADLLKISTNEEDENFIDFRAKINKQPDQVLRYNRGGKPLYISSKNKINNIPNCEECGGSRQFEFQIMPQLLNDLELNHELNSLDWGILAIFTCEKSCVPKSGYAKEYLWKQDIIDTKNDQQ